In Chrysoperla carnea chromosome 2, inChrCarn1.1, whole genome shotgun sequence, the following proteins share a genomic window:
- the LOC123293130 gene encoding NADH-cytochrome b5 reductase 2, which yields MKMNNYRLNYNLTSLPIVIGIGVIVTTFILAKIYLTAPKKDKKESAHKDKGVKKTLLDATAKYALPLIEKEELSHDTRRFRFGLPSNEHILGLPIGQHIHLSAKINDELVIRAYTPVSSDEDKGYVDLVIKVYYKNTHPRFPDGGKMSQYLNDMKIGDKIDVRGPSGRLQYLGNGKFSIKKLRKDPPQEVQVNKLAMIAGGTGITPMLQLIRHITKDPTDNTKLSLLFANQTEKDILVRKELEEVLEKHPDQFKLWYTLDTPSEGWKYSTGFVNDLMIKDNLHEPSKDTLVLMCGPPPMINFACMPSLDKLGYDPELRFAY from the exons tcgtTACCGATCGTAATCGGTATTGGAGTAATCGTAACAACGTTTATTCTCGCAAAAATATACTTAACAGCCCCCAAAAAGGATAAGAAAGAATCAGCACATAAag ataAAGGAGTAAAGAAAACACTTTTAGATGCAACAGCAAAATATGCTTTGCCATTAATAGAAAAAGAAGAACTAAGTCATGATACCAGACGGTTTCGTTTTGGTTTACCATCAAATGAACATATCTTAG GTTTACCAATTGGTCAACATATTCACTTATCAGCCAAAATTAACGATGAACTCGTAATACGGGCATATACACCAGTCTCATCTGATGAAGATAAAGGCTACGTTGATCTTGTAATCAAAGTATACTACAAAAATACACATCCAAGGTTTCCCGATGGTGGAAAAATGTCACAATATTTAAATGACATGAAAATTGGTGATAAAATCGATGTACGTGGTCCATCCGGACGATTACAATACCTTGGCAAtggtaaattttcaataaagaaaTTACGAAAAGATCCACCACAAGAAGTTCAAGTAAATAAATTGGCTATGATTGCTGGTGGCACTGGAATTACACCAATGTTACAATTAATCAGACATATCACAAAAGATCCTACAGACAAtacaaaattaagtttattatttgcCAATCAGActgaaaaagatattttagtGCGAAAAGAATTGGAAGAGGTATTAGAAAAGCATCCAGATCAATTTAAACTTTGGTATACTTTGGATACACCAAGTGAag GTTGGAAGTACAGTACCGGTTTCGTAAATGATTTAATGATCAAAGATAATTTACATGAACCATCAAAGGATACGTTAGTATTAATGTGTGGCCCACCACCAATGATCAATTTTGCCTGTATGCCAAGTTTAGATAAATTAGGTTATGATCCTGAGCTGCGTTTTgcgtattaa